The Methanohalophilus portucalensis genome window below encodes:
- a CDS encoding DUF434 domain-containing protein — protein sequence MYKTYRKRFSGMESAAGSTAVEKLKNKLREPAADIRYLLCRGYRRKGVIRFVSNHYHLAEGERHILTRLVFDPETAVKRSNKKLACSRLKGCDIFIDGYNVLITMESVLQNETVWFADDGFLRDTRGIFKNHTNTATTYQAVDEMLTTLSVLGVDSATILLDTQMSNSGKLAQFIRKRAAKYPFNADARTSKNVDFDLKQVGPRGVIATADSVIVDAVERPADLTACWMDLNGIVGESIGDKEIRR from the coding sequence ATGTATAAAACTTATCGGAAGAGATTTTCAGGTATGGAATCTGCCGCAGGTAGCACAGCAGTTGAAAAACTCAAAAATAAACTAAGGGAACCTGCAGCCGACATAAGGTACCTTCTCTGTAGGGGATACAGGAGAAAAGGTGTAATCAGGTTTGTCAGCAACCATTACCATCTGGCAGAAGGAGAGAGGCACATCCTCACAAGGCTTGTATTTGACCCGGAAACTGCAGTCAAGCGCAGCAATAAAAAGCTCGCATGCTCCCGGCTAAAGGGGTGTGATATCTTCATAGACGGCTACAATGTACTGATAACCATGGAAAGCGTGCTTCAGAATGAGACAGTATGGTTTGCAGATGATGGATTCCTGCGTGACACCCGGGGAATTTTCAAAAACCACACCAATACAGCTACAACCTATCAGGCTGTCGATGAGATGCTGACCACACTCTCGGTACTGGGAGTAGATTCTGCAACAATCCTTCTTGACACTCAGATGAGCAACAGCGGCAAACTTGCACAATTCATCCGTAAGAGAGCAGCAAAGTATCCTTTCAATGCAGACGCCAGGACATCAAAAAATGTGGATTTCGACCTCAAACAAGTCGGACCCAGGGGTGTAATAGCAACTGCTGACAGCGTAATAGTGGATGCTGTGGAAAGGCCGGCCGACCTAACCGCCTGTTGGATGGACCTGAATGGCATAGTGGGGGAAAGTATAGGTGACAAAGAGATCAGACGTTAA
- the queC gene encoding 7-cyano-7-deazaguanine synthase QueC, with protein sequence MKAVCLISSGLDSVASLAIASAKYDVQIGLTFDYGQLAADAEIECSRHICAHYGILHRVISLDWMKDITTTSLVNRQGNVPDMAEADLGNGEVTSESAANVWVPNRNGLMANVAAAFAEAMDCGYIIAGFNAEEAATFPDNSPEFVDCINRAFSYSTLNGVRLISPVLEMDKVAIVKEAVRVHAPLALSWSCYQGEEKPCGVCESCVRRARAFREAGIKDPAVEDI encoded by the coding sequence ATGAAAGCGGTTTGTTTGATCAGCAGTGGATTGGATTCTGTTGCATCCCTTGCGATAGCGTCTGCAAAATACGATGTACAGATTGGCCTGACCTTTGATTATGGGCAGCTTGCTGCGGATGCAGAGATTGAATGCTCCCGGCATATATGTGCTCATTATGGCATTCTACACCGTGTAATTTCATTGGACTGGATGAAAGATATTACTACAACATCCCTGGTAAACCGGCAAGGAAATGTACCGGATATGGCCGAGGCAGACCTCGGGAATGGGGAAGTGACTTCTGAATCAGCAGCAAACGTCTGGGTTCCTAACAGGAACGGATTAATGGCAAACGTTGCTGCCGCTTTTGCCGAAGCCATGGATTGTGGCTATATTATTGCCGGTTTCAATGCCGAGGAAGCCGCCACTTTCCCCGATAATTCCCCGGAATTTGTGGATTGTATTAACAGGGCCTTTTCTTACTCCACTCTCAATGGAGTACGGCTGATATCTCCTGTGCTTGAAATGGATAAGGTGGCCATTGTAAAGGAAGCAGTGCGAGTACATGCTCCGTTAGCTTTAAGCTGGAGCTGCTATCAGGGCGAAGAAAAACCCTGTGGAGTTTGTGAAAGCTGTGTCAGGCGGGCACGGGCTTTCCGGGAAGCAGGCATCAAGGATCCGGCAGTGGAGGATATATAA
- a CDS encoding DUF366 family protein — translation MGIKVHIMDETYDYDGSQISSLWAYQMFGIQADSVVAFRGQCDVQIAHMIDLEDKRENESIVSADMLHFIIEHFDSTDLKLIYSRQRLFTTIVAETLFSMGIMTNREGDDLFVNGKKLTVSIASTSAVSQKIHFGINVSHDFYGNLKECGIAAEKTRQLLEAITGRYIKEMEDIEGDLRKSRPLDVV, via the coding sequence ATGGGAATTAAAGTGCATATAATGGATGAGACTTATGATTATGACGGCAGCCAGATATCCTCTCTCTGGGCCTACCAGATGTTCGGGATCCAGGCCGATTCCGTGGTGGCATTCCGGGGACAATGTGATGTGCAAATAGCACACATGATTGACCTTGAGGACAAAAGGGAAAACGAATCCATTGTATCTGCTGACATGCTTCATTTCATCATTGAGCATTTCGATTCCACCGACCTGAAATTGATCTACAGCAGGCAGCGGCTTTTCACAACTATTGTTGCTGAAACTCTTTTTTCTATGGGAATCATGACTAACAGGGAAGGGGATGATCTTTTTGTCAATGGGAAAAAACTGACGGTATCAATTGCAAGCACCTCTGCGGTCTCACAGAAGATACATTTTGGCATCAACGTATCCCATGATTTTTATGGCAACCTTAAAGAATGTGGTATTGCTGCAGAAAAAACCCGGCAATTGCTGGAAGCTATCACAGGCAGATACATTAAAGAGATGGAGGATATCGAAGGAGATCTTCGCAAATCCAGGCCTCTGGATGTGGTTTAA
- the queD gene encoding 6-carboxytetrahydropterin synthase QueD: MTKMKLGVEEYIDSAHYLPGHESCGIVHGHTYKVEVVLEGEKKPSGMVIDFYDVKQTVRSTLKEYDHCMLNDILEYPSSENLCEHIYNRLSQQLDFPLSVKIWEGHGKWCQLSEID, encoded by the coding sequence ATGACAAAAATGAAACTTGGAGTAGAGGAATATATTGATAGTGCCCACTATCTGCCCGGGCATGAAAGTTGTGGTATAGTTCATGGTCATACCTATAAGGTGGAAGTTGTCCTTGAAGGAGAAAAAAAGCCATCCGGGATGGTCATTGATTTCTATGACGTAAAACAGACTGTCCGTTCGACTTTGAAAGAGTATGATCATTGTATGCTCAATGATATCCTGGAGTATCCAAGTTCGGAAAATCTCTGTGAGCATATCTATAACCGCCTATCCCAGCAGCTGGATTTCCCTCTCTCTGTGAAGATCTGGGAAGGACACGGCAAGTGGTGCCAGTTAAGTGAGATTGACTGA
- the mptN gene encoding tetrahydromethanopterin:alpha-L-glutamate ligase, which yields MKNIGILITDPEDWTTKSLIETASHNRINPIPINLADAEVAIGTNITYHAGDINLQDLDAIIVRDAGGGNGEGVIFRFDILRQLENFGIPVINSPASIQNAANKYHATYLLAEANIPVPPTKGVQDIESAMNALESFEDAIIKPVFGYKGMGISRIKNAQLINPDGNLDDTPAREFVSRMMNERKMLYIQKYIANPGRDIRAFVVGDEVIGAIYRKAEEGWLNNLSQGGNTEKCMLGKEQEELCVRACEKMGAEYAGVDLIEGKGGNMVLEVNATPSGAGIYRTWGINPAEKIIDHLMERL from the coding sequence ATGAAAAACATAGGAATACTCATAACTGATCCTGAAGACTGGACAACAAAATCCCTAATCGAAACCGCATCTCACAACCGCATTAATCCTATCCCGATAAACCTTGCAGATGCAGAAGTGGCTATCGGGACAAACATAACCTACCACGCAGGGGACATAAACCTGCAGGACCTTGATGCCATCATTGTGAGGGATGCCGGCGGAGGAAATGGAGAGGGAGTCATTTTCAGATTTGATATTTTACGCCAGTTGGAAAACTTTGGGATACCTGTTATCAACTCACCGGCATCAATCCAGAATGCTGCAAACAAATACCATGCTACATACCTTCTGGCAGAAGCAAATATACCGGTACCGCCCACAAAAGGTGTCCAGGATATAGAAAGTGCAATGAATGCCCTGGAATCATTCGAAGACGCCATCATCAAGCCAGTATTCGGATACAAAGGCATGGGGATATCCAGGATCAAGAACGCACAGCTAATCAATCCTGATGGAAATTTGGATGATACACCGGCAAGGGAATTTGTAAGCAGGATGATGAATGAAAGGAAAATGTTATACATCCAGAAATATATAGCAAATCCAGGCAGGGATATACGTGCCTTTGTTGTTGGTGATGAAGTAATCGGGGCCATCTACAGGAAAGCAGAAGAGGGATGGTTAAACAATCTCAGCCAGGGTGGAAATACTGAGAAATGTATGCTGGGAAAAGAACAGGAAGAACTTTGTGTCCGTGCATGTGAAAAAATGGGGGCCGAATATGCAGGAGTTGACCTGATCGAAGGAAAAGGCGGTAATATGGTGCTGGAAGTCAATGCAACTCCTTCCGGGGCAGGTATTTATAGAACATGGGGGATAAATCCGGCAGAGAAGATAATAGACCACCTTATGGAAAGACTCTGA
- a CDS encoding DUF2769 domain-containing protein gives MAEEMSPEEMEQKKEMVMSMCICPSCPSWVECGEKGGYCLSTIGKSDCIEEESGCICGGCPVTEELGLTNGYYCTRGSEKEQLGK, from the coding sequence ATGGCAGAAGAAATGAGTCCTGAGGAAATGGAACAAAAGAAAGAAATGGTAATGTCCATGTGCATATGCCCTAGCTGTCCCTCATGGGTCGAATGCGGGGAAAAAGGAGGATATTGCTTATCAACAATAGGCAAAAGTGACTGTATTGAGGAAGAGAGTGGCTGTATCTGTGGAGGATGTCCGGTAACCGAAGAGCTGGGACTTACTAACGGCTATTACTGTACCAGGGGATCCGAGAAGGAACAGCTTGGGAAGTAA
- a CDS encoding transglutaminase-like domain-containing protein, whose protein sequence is MGKKGFMLLVALIGILIYIGAQNPEILQERFSISDDRSMETAYELDTQTLTYPQVQIIDPEYDYKPSQSNILSPGYSISSAYSYGEPFRKNTGMLTMTITNTGNNEIYVYGYGIRPVSGNGIYDFETGYLIPPEEQKELGYACFDVPDKSTIKLEPFVKIMATSESGKWHDYGIQYFDAIEIKTRAAATEVNPQYTYNPAYLFDKINSLVNSSDPLVRSKAAKAAKEYPGKYNIYQVCALYDNLLEDVDYISDPRGSDFWVGPDETLEIGAGDCDDYAITMASLVEAIGGTSRIYLTETHAYAAVYIGMEEDIDRVSEAIEQYYGCVPVYYATDKYGCWLLLDPSAGMYAGSLPVETAPTENGWTYTRQTNVTVIDIAAR, encoded by the coding sequence ATGGGGAAAAAAGGGTTCATGTTACTGGTAGCTCTGATTGGCATACTGATATATATCGGCGCTCAAAACCCGGAAATCCTGCAGGAAAGATTTTCCATCTCCGATGACAGGAGTATGGAAACTGCCTATGAACTCGATACACAAACCCTGACATACCCACAAGTACAGATTATTGATCCAGAATATGATTATAAACCCAGCCAAAGTAATATACTGTCCCCCGGATACAGCATATCAAGTGCTTACAGTTATGGAGAACCTTTCCGGAAAAATACCGGTATGCTCACAATGACCATAACAAATACGGGAAATAATGAAATTTACGTATATGGATACGGCATCCGGCCGGTAAGTGGAAACGGGATATACGATTTTGAAACTGGATACCTGATACCCCCGGAAGAACAAAAAGAGTTGGGGTATGCCTGTTTTGATGTACCCGACAAATCGACAATAAAACTAGAGCCTTTTGTAAAGATAATGGCAACTTCCGAATCCGGGAAATGGCACGATTACGGAATACAGTATTTTGACGCAATTGAAATCAAAACCCGGGCTGCTGCTACAGAAGTAAATCCACAATACACCTACAACCCGGCCTATCTTTTCGATAAGATAAACTCCCTTGTCAATTCATCCGACCCACTGGTCAGAAGCAAAGCTGCAAAAGCAGCAAAAGAGTACCCCGGCAAATACAATATTTATCAGGTATGTGCCCTGTATGATAATTTGTTGGAGGATGTGGACTATATCAGCGACCCACGTGGATCGGATTTCTGGGTCGGGCCGGATGAGACCCTGGAAATAGGGGCAGGAGACTGTGATGATTACGCCATCACAATGGCTTCCCTGGTAGAAGCAATCGGGGGCACATCCCGGATATACCTGACCGAAACACATGCCTATGCGGCAGTTTACATCGGAATGGAGGAAGACATCGATCGCGTCTCGGAGGCCATAGAGCAATACTATGGATGCGTACCCGTATATTATGCAACCGACAAATACGGTTGCTGGTTACTTCTTGATCCCTCGGCAGGCATGTATGCAGGGAGCCTGCCGGTGGAAACCGCTCCCACAGAAAATGGCTGGACATACACCAGGCAGACAAATGTAACAGTAATAGATATTGCCGCAAGATGA
- the pth2 gene encoding peptidyl-tRNA hydrolase Pth2, with protein sequence MFTCKQCIVIRQDLKLSKGKLAVQVAHAAVSASEKADSRIYSKWKAEGQKKVVLKVPAERDLYELREIARAQNLPTALIQDAGLTEIKPGTVTALGIGPATNEDIERITGSLKLL encoded by the coding sequence ATGTTTACCTGCAAACAATGTATTGTGATCCGACAGGACCTGAAATTATCAAAGGGCAAACTTGCAGTACAGGTGGCCCATGCTGCAGTATCAGCATCCGAGAAGGCAGATTCCAGAATATATTCAAAATGGAAAGCCGAAGGACAGAAAAAAGTAGTACTTAAAGTGCCTGCCGAAAGGGACCTTTATGAGTTAAGGGAAATCGCCCGGGCACAGAACCTTCCCACCGCCCTGATACAGGATGCCGGTCTGACCGAGATTAAGCCAGGCACTGTCACTGCTCTTGGTATCGGACCCGCAACAAATGAAGACATAGAACGTATTACCGGTTCCCTGAAATTGCTTTAA
- a CDS encoding 7-carboxy-7-deazaguanine synthase QueE has translation MERKPVSEIFCAVQGEGPYVGARQAFVRFVGCNLNCSYCDTPLDEPDYCLFEKVPGSGEFEKLSPLLCASDIEERTRAFDNLHSVSLTGGEPLLYAEFIRGLDLPAPVYLETNMTLPEKAAIVKDSVDYVAGDVKLPGEFEGSNFVEHIERTYQCFRTLRSNQHRDCFCKIVVTSSTNMADVMDVVEQISDYISCVILQPVTQHTRATDIQTILSLQENLLEIKNTLIIPQTHKMWGCL, from the coding sequence GTGGAAAGGAAACCGGTGTCCGAGATATTCTGTGCGGTACAGGGAGAGGGTCCTTATGTAGGAGCGCGGCAAGCCTTTGTCAGATTTGTTGGGTGTAATCTGAATTGCTCCTACTGTGATACTCCTCTCGATGAGCCGGATTACTGTCTTTTTGAAAAAGTGCCTGGAAGCGGTGAATTTGAGAAACTCTCACCCCTGCTTTGCGCTTCAGACATTGAGGAGAGGACCAGAGCATTTGATAATCTGCATTCGGTATCCCTGACAGGCGGGGAACCTCTTTTGTATGCAGAATTCATCAGGGGTCTGGATCTGCCTGCCCCAGTTTATCTTGAAACTAACATGACCCTGCCGGAAAAAGCAGCAATTGTGAAGGACTCGGTGGATTATGTGGCTGGAGATGTGAAATTACCTGGAGAATTTGAAGGGAGTAATTTTGTTGAACACATCGAACGCACATACCAGTGTTTCCGCACACTTCGCAGCAATCAACACAGGGATTGTTTCTGTAAAATCGTAGTAACTTCTTCAACTAATATGGCTGATGTTATGGATGTTGTAGAGCAGATATCCGATTACATAAGCTGTGTGATACTGCAGCCGGTCACACAGCACACAAGGGCTACTGATATACAGACAATACTTTCCCTGCAGGAAAATTTACTCGAAATTAAAAACACTCTAATTATCCCGCAGACTCACAAAATGTGGGGGTGTCTATAA
- a CDS encoding glutamate synthase-related protein: protein MSKYRCEVCNVFEYDDKRGNSLTDIRPDTKPEDFPDDWECPICKANKTHLKPVKEEKAETHVDEVVTCPYCGTKSKVSITTLDKELGGYLGEWKRQSDELESHMSDIHQISVTGESIIEPMRTKMDVVSWEDVLIKGAQLAKFPLNHDETVNTGTTIGPNAKQPLMIDTPLYITHMSYGALSREVKISLATGSAAVGTAMCSGEGGILQESFDKAHKYIFEYVPNRYSVTDENLQKVDAIEIKIGQSVKPGMGGQLPAEKVTPEIAKARGFPEGADVISPSRYEDIKNKDDLKNKVSWLREKSGGKPIGIKIAAGNIEADLEVAIHAEPDFITIDGRPGATAAAKKFVKEATSMPTLFALYRARKFLDDRNKKDISLVITGGLRVSSDFAKALAMGADAIAIGTAALMACACQQYRLCDTGQCPVGVTTQNPELRKRLKIEYSAKKLENFLRVSTEEMKDFARLTGNDDVHKLSTEDLCTTNTEISGNTDIEHV from the coding sequence ATGTCCAAATACCGATGTGAGGTCTGTAATGTTTTTGAGTATGACGACAAGAGAGGAAATTCACTTACGGATATCAGGCCGGATACGAAACCGGAGGATTTTCCTGATGACTGGGAATGTCCTATCTGTAAAGCGAATAAGACCCACTTAAAACCTGTAAAAGAGGAGAAGGCTGAGACTCATGTAGATGAAGTTGTAACCTGTCCCTACTGTGGTACAAAAAGCAAGGTGTCAATAACCACCCTGGACAAGGAGCTGGGTGGATACCTGGGAGAGTGGAAAAGGCAATCCGATGAACTGGAAAGCCACATGTCGGATATTCACCAGATATCCGTCACAGGCGAATCCATAATCGAGCCCATGAGGACGAAGATGGATGTGGTTTCCTGGGAGGATGTACTTATAAAAGGAGCCCAACTTGCAAAGTTTCCTTTAAACCATGACGAGACAGTGAACACGGGTACAACAATCGGTCCAAACGCAAAACAACCTCTTATGATAGATACACCTCTTTACATTACCCATATGTCATACGGAGCACTCTCCCGGGAGGTTAAGATATCCCTGGCAACCGGAAGTGCTGCTGTGGGAACCGCCATGTGCTCGGGAGAAGGCGGAATCCTGCAGGAATCTTTTGATAAGGCACACAAATACATATTCGAATACGTACCCAACAGGTACAGTGTCACTGATGAGAACCTTCAAAAAGTGGATGCCATCGAGATAAAGATCGGCCAGTCAGTAAAACCCGGCATGGGAGGACAATTACCAGCCGAGAAAGTAACTCCTGAAATTGCAAAGGCAAGGGGATTTCCCGAAGGAGCGGATGTCATATCCCCGTCCCGGTATGAGGATATAAAGAACAAAGATGATCTCAAGAACAAGGTTTCCTGGCTCAGGGAAAAATCCGGGGGAAAACCAATTGGCATAAAGATCGCAGCAGGCAATATCGAAGCAGATCTTGAGGTTGCAATCCATGCAGAACCTGATTTTATTACAATCGACGGAAGACCCGGAGCAACTGCGGCTGCAAAGAAGTTTGTAAAAGAGGCAACCTCAATGCCTACGCTGTTCGCTCTGTACAGGGCCAGGAAATTTCTGGATGACAGGAACAAAAAGGATATCTCACTGGTAATCACAGGTGGCCTGAGGGTTTCCTCTGATTTTGCAAAGGCCCTTGCAATGGGAGCCGATGCCATAGCAATAGGCACTGCAGCCCTGATGGCATGTGCATGCCAGCAATACCGTTTGTGTGATACAGGACAGTGTCCGGTGGGGGTTACCACCCAGAATCCGGAACTTCGAAAGAGATTGAAGATCGAATATTCCGCCAAAAAACTGGAGAATTTCCTGAGGGTTTCAACGGAGGAAATGAAGGATTTTGCCCGGCTGACAGGCAACGATGATGTCCATAAATTAAGCACAGAGGACCTGTGCACCACAAATACGGAAATTTCAGGAAATACTGATATAGAGCATGTCTGA
- the nifB gene encoding nitrogenase cofactor biosynthesis protein NifB yields the protein MATESGKEPEECLPEEYSDSIKRLIAQHPCYNKDAQHKFGRIHLSVAPKCNIKCKYCDRKYDCVNESRPGVTSEVLNPQQALEKTQKVLEEYPFIKVVGIAGPGDPLANEETFETFKLIKQHFPDVTLCLSTNGLALPARIQDVLDSGVSTLTVTLNAIDPEIGAKIVDHVNYNGKTYRGVEGASILLENQLEGIRKAVEAGLVVKINTVLVPGINEDHIIEIAQKLNDMGVYIMNVMPLICQADFADWTAPTPQERKAVQDSCEPYVQQMRHCRQCRSDAYGLLGKDLSQMSEERRNVVKVDALKKAESAKKKTSDDASE from the coding sequence TTGGCCACAGAGAGCGGAAAGGAACCTGAAGAATGTCTGCCGGAAGAATACAGTGACTCAATAAAGAGACTTATTGCCCAGCATCCATGCTATAACAAGGATGCACAACATAAATTTGGAAGGATTCATCTGTCGGTGGCTCCTAAATGCAATATTAAATGTAAATACTGTGACCGTAAATATGATTGCGTAAATGAAAGTCGGCCCGGAGTCACAAGTGAAGTTTTAAATCCACAACAGGCCCTTGAAAAAACACAAAAGGTATTGGAAGAATATCCTTTCATAAAAGTCGTGGGTATCGCCGGTCCGGGTGATCCTCTTGCAAATGAGGAAACCTTTGAGACTTTCAAACTTATAAAACAACATTTCCCGGATGTCACTCTCTGCCTGAGTACCAATGGTCTGGCTCTGCCTGCCAGGATACAGGATGTACTGGATTCCGGTGTTTCCACATTAACTGTTACTTTGAATGCCATTGACCCTGAAATAGGGGCAAAAATTGTGGATCATGTAAACTATAATGGTAAAACCTACCGGGGTGTCGAAGGAGCCAGCATTCTTCTTGAAAACCAGCTTGAAGGTATCCGCAAGGCTGTGGAAGCAGGACTGGTTGTTAAGATCAACACGGTGCTTGTTCCGGGTATCAATGAGGATCATATTATCGAGATTGCACAGAAACTCAATGATATGGGTGTGTATATCATGAATGTTATGCCTCTTATCTGTCAGGCTGATTTTGCTGACTGGACTGCTCCTACTCCACAGGAACGCAAAGCTGTACAGGATTCCTGTGAACCATATGTTCAACAAATGCGCCACTGTCGCCAGTGTCGGTCCGATGCTTATGGTCTTCTGGGTAAAGATCTTTCTCAAATGAGCGAGGAACGTCGTAATGTGGTTAAAGTCGATGCTCTTAAAAAGGCCGAATCCGCCAAAAAGAAAACTTCTGATGACGCGTCTGAATAA
- a CDS encoding methanogenesis marker 2 protein, producing MDVHTLAQKLHDFEGVSRKAPIADIARMFDDVRESYGGTVVDMGDDAAIIDIGGDEVILFAADGIWGRITEASPWWTGYTSVVVNINDISAMGARPLAMVNVMSSSHKDVCDGMLQGMKDGVRKFGVPMVGGHLHPDTPYNSLSVSIIGIAKKDCVIRSDTACVGDTVIVGYDMEGRVGKNSPYSWDTTSFKDSETVRSRFMIMQKIGEKHLVTAGKDISNPGTIGTLGMLCETSMVGAEVDLGQIPKPADVALDQWLMIYPATGYIVTAKPENVDECLNAFEEVGITAAVIGKIDDSCRVKVTDGENSADVFDFSKDLITGIKE from the coding sequence TTGGATGTACATACCCTTGCCCAAAAACTGCACGACTTTGAGGGTGTATCCCGCAAGGCACCTATTGCAGACATTGCACGTATGTTTGATGACGTGAGGGAAAGTTATGGGGGTACTGTCGTTGATATGGGTGATGACGCTGCAATAATTGATATTGGTGGTGATGAAGTCATCCTGTTTGCGGCTGATGGGATATGGGGCAGGATCACAGAAGCAAGTCCGTGGTGGACGGGTTATACTTCTGTTGTTGTAAATATTAACGATATATCTGCTATGGGGGCACGGCCGCTTGCCATGGTTAATGTAATGTCTTCTTCTCACAAGGATGTATGTGACGGTATGCTGCAGGGTATGAAAGACGGGGTGAGAAAATTTGGTGTGCCTATGGTTGGCGGCCATCTGCATCCTGACACACCCTACAATTCACTTTCAGTGTCCATTATAGGAATCGCAAAGAAGGATTGTGTAATCCGCAGTGACACCGCCTGTGTGGGTGATACAGTTATTGTTGGCTATGATATGGAAGGTCGTGTGGGGAAAAATTCCCCTTATAGCTGGGATACGACTTCTTTCAAGGATTCTGAAACCGTTCGCTCCCGGTTCATGATAATGCAAAAGATCGGCGAAAAGCATCTTGTCACCGCCGGCAAGGATATCAGTAATCCGGGAACCATAGGTACTCTTGGAATGCTTTGTGAAACCAGTATGGTGGGTGCAGAGGTAGATCTGGGACAAATACCCAAACCTGCAGATGTTGCCCTGGACCAGTGGCTGATGATTTATCCGGCAACCGGTTACATTGTGACTGCAAAACCGGAAAATGTCGATGAATGCCTGAATGCATTCGAAGAAGTGGGTATCACTGCTGCAGTAATCGGGAAAATTGATGATAGTTGTCGTGTGAAAGTAACCGATGGCGAGAACTCAGCAGATGTTTTTGATTTCAGTAAAGATTTAATAACGGGGATCAAAGAATAA
- the ala gene encoding alanine dehydrogenase, which yields MEILWLDQDDVKFLLDMPSALEAVEMAFAQHGRNKVQMPPKSYLYFTEHNGDLRTMPAFLEEEDVAGVKVVNVHPENRKVGLPTVMATVILNSTSTGAPLAIMDGTYLTDIRTGAAGGVAARYLARANSSVVGMVGAGNQARTQLEALSNVFDLEQVYVFDLDTSRAEKFKEGMESVACCDITVVDSIQKACDVDILVTTTPSRKPIIKAQWLPEGLHINAIGADARGKEELDPSILQQARVVVDDIAQATHSGEVNVPLSEGYIRQEDVFAQLGQIVAGLHVGRESDAQITVFDSTGLAIQDIVTANLVYKKAKNKGMGSKAKLF from the coding sequence TTGGAAATACTCTGGCTTGATCAGGATGATGTGAAATTCCTGCTGGATATGCCTTCAGCCCTTGAGGCAGTGGAAATGGCTTTTGCCCAGCATGGAAGGAATAAGGTACAGATGCCACCTAAATCCTATCTTTATTTTACTGAACATAACGGGGATTTACGCACCATGCCCGCTTTTCTGGAGGAAGAGGATGTTGCAGGTGTCAAGGTCGTAAATGTTCATCCTGAAAACCGTAAAGTAGGCCTGCCTACTGTGATGGCAACGGTTATACTCAATTCCACATCCACCGGTGCACCCCTGGCTATTATGGATGGTACATATCTTACGGATATACGCACCGGCGCAGCAGGAGGTGTTGCAGCCCGCTATCTTGCGCGTGCAAACAGCAGTGTCGTGGGGATGGTGGGAGCCGGTAACCAGGCCAGGACACAATTAGAGGCATTATCGAATGTTTTCGATCTTGAACAGGTATATGTGTTTGATCTGGACACGTCAAGGGCGGAAAAATTCAAAGAAGGGATGGAATCAGTTGCATGCTGTGACATAACAGTAGTTGACAGTATCCAGAAAGCCTGTGATGTGGACATTCTGGTAACTACCACTCCTTCAAGAAAGCCGATCATCAAAGCACAATGGCTGCCTGAGGGGCTCCACATCAATGCTATCGGGGCTGACGCCAGGGGAAAAGAAGAGCTGGACCCTTCTATCCTCCAGCAAGCAAGGGTTGTGGTCGATGATATCGCACAGGCTACCCATTCCGGGGAAGTGAATGTTCCCCTTTCTGAGGGATACATCCGACAGGAAGATGTCTTTGCCCAGCTGGGTCAGATAGTTGCCGGTCTGCATGTGGGCCGTGAATCGGATGCGCAGATCACGGTTTTTGATTCAACGGGGTTGGCAATACAGGATATTGTGACCGCCAATCTGGTTTATAAAAAAGCAAAAAATAAAGGTATGGGCTCGAAGGCAAAATTGTTCTGA